The DNA region GTCCCTCGTCCTGCGGTTATCCCTTTCAGCCGGAGAATAACAATCGCAGCTACAGAGAGGACACTGAACCACACTCAACCACCCACACAGCAGCCCGCCTGCTTTGCATATTGTTTTACAAGATTGCAGGCTTCGGAATCGCTCCTTCGACTTATCTTCGACGCAAAAGAAAATCTCATTAAATAACTTCCTGCGCTTTCAAGTCCTGCCAGCATCCTGTGACAGAATATCctcggcagcagcagcagaagcagaggGAGAGGCAGCTGAAAAGCTGAAACTTTGAACTCTCATGTATTCGGATTCGTTCAGCGAACCAtgaaattacattttgcttTTCTTGCGGCGGAAGTCTTGCTCTTCTTTTTCCTCTTCTTGCGGAAGAAGCTAGCAAGAAGCAGCACACGTCGACCGGAAACCCATGGAAACGTGAAATTTTGTTAAAAGTTCAAGGAAACTTTGTGTGCAACTGGGCTGTGCTGTGCTGCCATTTTGTCAAGTGAAATCTCTGCTGGCAAGTTGCTAGAATTATTGTGTTGTGTCACATGCAGATGCGCACAATGGGGGCCAAGATAATAGGACTAATGCACGGCTAAGAGGTTAATACACTTTATTTCCTACAATAACTGCCAAACAAAACCCTCTCATATGACACACGCCAAAAGGAGAAATAACCCAAAATTAGTCTCACAAAAAACGCCATATCACATTCTCCTCCCAGCCGGAAACTCAAATTTCAAACAACAAATGGCTCAAGCAGCTCACAATTTATACAATATTGCGAATTCCGGCAGCCGAGCATTTGACACCTCCAACAGGCCGATTATATAATCGTTAACTGCAGTTTTCCAATCTATCCAATCATTTCAGTCCTtatcccattcccatttcccactCTCAGCCCAGTAATTCGAGCTGGCCAAGATATTCAGTTCATGACTTTGGCCATTGACACGCTCCCAGGGTGTTAATATAATTTTCACCCAACTGtctgcatatatatattctgtaTAATTCCTCGAATTCAAACAAGAACCGAGTGCCGGGGGAGAGAAATTGAGAGCTCTATGGAGTTGGGAGATGGTAATCATGACCATTGTTTTGGGCCACTCGCATAAACACTGTTTCCTATTTTTTAACCCCGCTATCTAACCCTCAGTTGAGGACTCTCGCCCCTCCCTTGAATAGTAATAATAGTGGAGTTGCACGCCCCTTTGAGGCAACTGTTATTAGTTCCCATCGAGCTCACTACTTACCACCCGACATGCCCATGTAGTGCTCGACAtcatcccaatcccattccaatcccaatcctgGAGTAATGACATCTTTGCGTCGCCGGGGgcattttttagtttttcagcTCGACGGCCAGCTgtgaattttatttgatttaattaaatacgaTTGCATGGGCTTGCATAATGGCCGTCGAATTGACAGTTGGCCACTTGGATCGCTCCTTGTTTTAAATGGGTGAAAGTCGGCGATTCTATACCATCTATGTAGCTATacatttatattgaaaatcgGGGAATTGACTCGTCTTATCGCACTGATAACGGGTCAAGTGCAATGTCGTGCCAAACGGCAACTTTAGTAATCTAATATCAATTTATACAGAGAACAGAGTTTGTATTCATAAAAAATTACTATCAGCAGATACGAAGTCTTATGTCCAATTAGCCTGGATATGCATTACAGATAAATTACAAGAGTTTATCTCtcagtatatatgtattttttatatttatatttttctgcAGTGTAGCTTTTTAGTTAGCTcgtaaaatcaataaaatgctAAATCCTTAAACTCATTATCCTTAAGCAGCCAATGCATTCATATTTCACGAAACAGGAAGTCAATTTCAGAGAGATTTAGAAATCATTTAGTTCAACACATTGCTTGATTATCGGAAAATCTATTCAATAAACAAGTTAATCGACAAACAGCTTTTGCATAGCAAATAGAGCTGAGCAAATGCTCACTTCGATTCCAGTCCAAGTCTGGGTCTCATCCCACACTTATCAGCTGGCGGGGATGCAATCAAACAGTGCGGTTGGGAACTGGACTGTAGCGATAAGCAGCTGAACTCTTGACACAGGGAGAACCTAGTGCTATAGAGCTATAATAATATAGATATACCTACATCCAGCGATCTGCAGCTATAAAGCCAGGCACTTTGCCGTCGGCGACTCAGTTAAGAACCTCAACTTCGCCGCGATCGTGCAACTATATCCCAATATGTTCAAGTATCTGATCGTAGCTCTTGCCCTGTGTGCTGTGGTGTGTATagtatatactcgtatataatcaattaaaagtgaaCGAAGTGATTTAAATTGGACttgaaatgtgaaatattCAAACTCAAAACAAATCAGTGCAAGAAATGCCAAGTTCAAGTCAAGATTTTTAGAACTGTGCTcataaaatgaaaagtttaGTGTGCtgacatttattttcaatgctACAAAGTCTCACAGTTTTGCAACTACAGTTTTGTAACTACAGTTTTGTAACTACAGTTTTGCAACTACagttttgaataatttatcatttatttaacGCAGGTCGGAATTCCGATCGCAGTTGTGTACCTTGATATAGAGGGTTACAAAACAAATTGATCAGCGACATACAAAACAATTGGTAGTCAAGCAAAAAACAATgaatcatttatatttatttcttgagaacaaaaaccaaataaatagtTATGAAATGCTACAGATCTGATTTAAGTTATCTTAATAAGTTTGTATTCTAGAGTTGTAAGAGTTACTGTGTTTTTGGGGACTAACTGAGTGAACCCTCTTTACAAACAGGCCCATGCCGACGACTGGACGCCCAAGACTGGCGAGGAGATCAGGAAAATTCGCGTGGAGTGCCTCAAGGAGAATCCCCTGAGCAATGAACAGATCGCCCAGCTGAAGAACCTGATCTTCCCCAACGAGCCCGATGTGCGCCAGTACCTGACCTGCTCGGCCACCAAGCTGGGCATCTTCTGCGACCAGATGGGCTACCACGCCGACCGCCTGGCCAAGCAGTTCAAGATGGACCTGTCCGAGGAGGAGGCCCTCCAGATCGCACAGAGCTGTGTGGACGACAACGCGCAGAAGAGTCCCACCGACGAGTGGGCCTTCCGCGGACACCAGTGCATGATGGCCAGCAAGATCGGTGACAAGGTCAAGGCCTTCGTGAAGGCCAAGGCGGAGGAGGCCAAGAAGAAGGCCGCCTAAGTATTGATCttccgtttgccgtttgccccCTAATAAAGTGTGTTCATCTGCGTGTGCTGGAATGCAACCATTCGAATGGGATAGTTTATTGATTCTAGGCTAAGCAGGCAACAGGCAAAACCGCAATACAAGTGCACCGAACTAGGACTACTGAGCGTGTGGGTGGTCTACGTGGGGAGGGGGATTGGAGCTACGGAGGATCGGGGGATTCCCTGTGCGGTATCCTAAGCATCCCCGCCCTCGGATATGGTCTTCATGGCCACATTGATGTGCTCCACCAGCGGCAGCTCGCTGTCCAAAGCCGGGTTGCGGAAGCTCTCCAGGAAGTAGCAGGTCTCGGTGCCGCCGGGATTGGGGAATTCCTTGGGCAGGAATGACGGATCCCGCGGCTGCAGGTCGAACTCAAAGCCCTCGTGCTTGGTCAGCCAACTGAAAGGATGAAAATAGAATGATATAGTGCTCGATTTAAGCAAAGAAGCGTCCACCACTCACTCCTTGGTGGTTGGGCTGACATTGATCTTCAGCGCCTCGCTGCCCGACTCGAACTTGTTGGCGATGGTGACGCTGTGCCCGAAGAGGCAGTACCTGGGCATCTTCCTGCCCACCACGCCCGCCAGAACGGTGCCCGTGTGCAGGCCGATCCTCATTTTGATTTGCTCGCCGTCGTGGGTGATGTGCTTCGAGCAGGCGTCGATCATCTTGAGGGCCATCCAGGCCACCTTGTGGGCATCGTAGATGGAGGCTCGGTGCAACCCGCTGGCCACGCAGTAGGCATCCCCGATGGTCTCCACCTTGTATACATCAAAGAAGTCACAGAACTCGTCGAAGTCCTTGTACAGCCCCTCCAGCATGCTGATCACCATGAAGGGTGTGGCCCGCGAGCAGATGCTGGTGAAGCCGACGATGTCGCTGAACAGGATCGTGACATCGGGATACGTCTTGGCATCGATGGAGGAGCCCAGCCAAAGCTTCTCGGCGATCTCCGCGGGAAAGATGAGGTGCAGCAGGCTGACATTCTTCTTTCGCTCCTTGGTCACCGCCGAATTGGCCTCCTCAATGCTGTTCTTGATCTTGTCCATGCGCCGGCGCAGTCCATCCTGCGCTCTGGCCTGTTCGCCCACCAGGATCACCTCCCTGGTGGCGTCGTGCAGCGGTATGTCCGAGATGAAGAGTCCGTTGCAGGTCAGCCCGTCCAGACCGTCCAGGAAGGGCGATCCGATGAAGAGCAGCGAGTTCGACTCGGGACAGTGCACCATCTGACCCTTGATCTCCAGTCCAATGGCCGGGAAATCCACGGCTCCCGGCGGATTATTCAAACCGATCAGGAAGGGCGTGTATGTGCGCCGCACGATGTCCCGGAATTTCATGGGCAATCCCTTGGGTCGCTTGAAATCAAAGTAGGTGGTCGCCTGGCAACCAAAGTCCGCCATGTAGGGCTTGTACAGCTTGCTGAATCCCCTGCCCAGTTGGACCAGCTCCAGCTGCTCGTTCATGATGAAGTGCCAGGGAAACATCTTGCAGAAGCTGGACGAGTTCATTTGCAGATCGGAGGCGTTGCTCGAGTTGCTCCTCTGCACCGTTTCCGGTATAGTTTTGCTCACGGAAGTGGGACGACCCATCAGCATGGTCTGCGAGTTATCCTTGACCAGCGAGAAGAGGTAGCGATACCGTCGAGCATCGCCCTCCACGGGCTCGATCTTGATGTTCACATCCACCTTGTACAGCATGCGGGTGAGCGCCTTCAGCGAGCCCAGGAGCAACCAGGCAATCACTGGGCGCTCCGAGGTGAAGATCAGCTCGCCCTCGCCGGCACACACAAATCCGGTATCGGTGACATCCTCCTGCTTATCAAAGAGCTCTCAGTTTAGCATTTGGTAATAACACTATCTTAATAACTGACCTCCTGCAGCTTCAGCACATCGTAAACGCCATCGAGGGAGCCCAGGAACTCCTGGAGATCGGTGCCCAGGCAGCGAAAGGCTCTTTCAATGATGCCCGTGCAGCAGCAGGTGATCAGCTCCTCGCCGAGCAGCACCAGGATCTCGCTGGCACTGGCCTCGTCCATcttcagcagcagctcctGGATGTCCGCCAAGTAGTCGTAGTTGGCGCAGCTCTTGAAGACTTGCGGATCCAGTTTGCTAAGgtgtatattatattattatatattatatccaGTCGTCTCCACTTACAGCTTGTGGATATTGGGCCAGTTCTGGCGGTACTTGGCCACCAGAGACGTAACTGCCGTGTTGAGATCCTCGTTCGAAGGCGCCGTCAGCAGCTGGATGGCCATCTGCAGGTGCGTGAGGGTCAGGGCGTCATCCGAGAGCTCCTCGTCCTCGAGCGCCCAGTGGCCACCGGGCTCGGCGATGACCGAGGGCTGGCGTGTCAGCGAGTCCGCTCGCCTGAAGAAAGGACACGCCATGTCGCGTGTTCGCCGCTCAGGTGGCCTCTAATCGATCTATTTCGGGGATTTAGTGGCGGAATTAGTGGCTTGtataaacaattcaattattGAACGCAAATCAATCGGGCTTCCTTGTTAGGAGCTTTCAATTCATTTTGCCTGAATTCGTTTCTAACTACTTGCATAATTTTACATGCTAACTAG from Drosophila santomea strain STO CAGO 1482 chromosome 3R, Prin_Dsan_1.1, whole genome shotgun sequence includes:
- the LOC120450891 gene encoding general odorant-binding protein 99a, which translates into the protein MFKYLIVALALCAVAHADDWTPKTGEEIRKIRVECLKENPLSNEQIAQLKNLIFPNEPDVRQYLTCSATKLGIFCDQMGYHADRLAKQFKMDLSEEEALQIAQSCVDDNAQKSPTDEWAFRGHQCMMASKIGDKVKAFVKAKAEEAKKKAA
- the LOC120450887 gene encoding head-specific guanylate cyclase — protein: MACPFFRRADSLTRQPSVIAEPGGHWALEDEELSDDALTLTHLQMAIQLLTAPSNEDLNTAVTSLVAKYRQNWPNIHKLKLDPQVFKSCANYDYLADIQELLLKMDEASASEILVLLGEELITCCCTGIIERAFRCLGTDLQEFLGSLDGVYDVLKLQEEDVTDTGFVCAGEGELIFTSERPVIAWLLLGSLKALTRMLYKVDVNIKIEPVEGDARRYRYLFSLVKDNSQTMLMGRPTSVSKTIPETVQRSNSSNASDLQMNSSSFCKMFPWHFIMNEQLELVQLGRGFSKLYKPYMADFGCQATTYFDFKRPKGLPMKFRDIVRRTYTPFLIGLNNPPGAVDFPAIGLEIKGQMVHCPESNSLLFIGSPFLDGLDGLTCNGLFISDIPLHDATREVILVGEQARAQDGLRRRMDKIKNSIEEANSAVTKERKKNVSLLHLIFPAEIAEKLWLGSSIDAKTYPDVTILFSDIVGFTSICSRATPFMVISMLEGLYKDFDEFCDFFDVYKVETIGDAYCVASGLHRASIYDAHKVAWMALKMIDACSKHITHDGEQIKMRIGLHTGTVLAGVVGRKMPRYCLFGHSVTIANKFESGSEALKINVSPTTKDWLTKHEGFEFDLQPRDPSFLPKEFPNPGGTETCYFLESFRNPALDSELPLVEHINVAMKTISEGGDA